In one window of Patescibacteria group bacterium DNA:
- a CDS encoding chemotaxis protein CheD, whose translation MDQIININTGEMAVAKSGAVITTSGIGSCVFVCLYDSLNKVGGAVHSMLPTRVTPKKSDVFVFDESDSIGKYVDEAIVKLVDDVIRAGAKKENLKAKIVGGSSMFKVFDTSKIGNENVKAAEKILQLLNVPVKAESTGGHIGRSAKFNLGNGVVEVMVRM comes from the coding sequence ATGGACCAGATAATCAATATAAATACCGGCGAGATGGCTGTTGCCAAAAGTGGAGCCGTTATTACAACATCGGGAATAGGCTCCTGTGTTTTTGTTTGTCTTTATGATAGCCTTAATAAGGTCGGGGGCGCGGTTCATTCTATGTTACCAACCAGAGTTACTCCTAAAAAAAGTGATGTTTTTGTATTTGATGAGAGCGATAGTATTGGTAAATATGTTGATGAAGCAATTGTTAAATTAGTGGACGATGTTATTAGGGCTGGCGCAAAAAAAGAAAATCTAAAAGCTAAAATTGTTGGCGGTTCAAGCATGTTTAAGGTTTTCGATACCAGTAAAATTGGCAATGAAAATGTTAAGGCGGCTGAAAAAATTTTACAATTATTAAATGTACCCGTTAAGGCAGAATCAACTGGTGGTCACATCGGACGGAGTGCGAAATTTAATTTAGGGAATGGGGTGGTAGAGGTGATGGTGAGAATGTAA
- a CDS encoding chemotaxis protein CheC, translated as MQQRIDEFQIDQLKEIMNIGASHASTALSQMIHKKVDLSVPRAYVDEIQNLSKFIENKDEEVTTAILKIYGDASGVMFFMFSDGDESKIATILMDDVDCAGSQKELEVSAVKEVGNIMAGASLSAFSKFLNMSLLHSVADVVVDTADSIMNSVAVEIGKVSGVVLIFEVKFNIKELNVGTKFLFIVDPAATAKLLAAIEDKYK; from the coding sequence ATGCAACAAAGAATAGATGAGTTCCAAATCGATCAATTGAAGGAAATTATGAACATCGGTGCCAGCCATGCCTCAACGGCTTTGTCACAAATGATTCACAAAAAAGTAGATTTATCAGTGCCAAGGGCGTATGTTGATGAAATTCAAAATTTAAGTAAATTTATTGAAAATAAAGACGAGGAAGTAACAACGGCTATTTTAAAGATTTATGGCGATGCAAGTGGAGTAATGTTTTTTATGTTCTCCGACGGCGATGAGTCAAAAATAGCTACTATTTTAATGGATGATGTCGACTGTGCTGGCAGCCAAAAAGAGTTAGAGGTATCAGCTGTAAAAGAGGTTGGTAATATTATGGCTGGAGCCTCATTGTCGGCCTTTTCTAAGTTTTTAAACATGAGCCTTTTGCATTCCGTTGCGGATGTGGTTGTCGACACAGCAGATTCGATTATGAATTCAGTGGCTGTTGAAATTGGCAAAGTCTCTGGCGTAGTGTTAATTTTTGAAGTTAAATTTAATATTAAGGAGTTAAATGTTGGAACAAAATTTTTATTTATTGTTGATCCAGCGGCAACTGCTAAACTCTTGGCGGCAATAGAAGATAAGTATAAATAA
- a CDS encoding chemotaxis protein CheC yields the protein MKLEISEFQIDQLKEIMNIGASHASTALSQMVEQPVDLTIPYAHIDTIDNIEKYFTNPNDQVRAVLIKVFGDINGLMYFLFSHKNEQKLIDLLLKYIKDKKIKKELESSVVEELGNVLVGASLTAFSKFLDLNLLHSFSKVFCGSLIDVVKKVGIEVVGEKGVALMFQIDFSISGEQDIDTNFMFFIDAKATKTLLDALKLKY from the coding sequence ATGAAATTAGAAATAAGTGAATTCCAGATCGATCAACTGAAAGAAATTATGAATATTGGGGCTAGCCATGCTTCAACGGCCTTGTCACAAATGGTTGAACAGCCAGTTGATTTGACAATTCCATATGCGCACATTGATACTATTGATAATATTGAGAAATATTTTACCAATCCCAATGATCAGGTAAGAGCGGTTTTGATAAAAGTCTTTGGTGACATTAATGGCTTGATGTATTTTTTGTTTTCGCATAAAAATGAGCAAAAATTAATTGATTTATTGTTGAAGTACATAAAAGATAAGAAAATAAAAAAAGAGCTTGAATCGTCGGTGGTAGAGGAGCTCGGTAATGTTTTAGTTGGCGCTTCACTGACCGCCTTTTCCAAATTTTTAGATTTAAATTTGCTTCATTCTTTTTCTAAGGTTTTTTGTGGAAGTTTAATTGATGTAGTTAAAAAGGTCGGTATCGAGGTTGTGGGTGAGAAGGGCGTGGCATTGATGTTTCAAATTGATTTTAGTATCAGTGGAGAGCAGGACATAGATACAAATTTTATGTTTTTTATTGATGCGAAGGCAACAAAGACATTGTTAGATGCTTTAAAATTAAAATATTAA
- a CDS encoding chemotaxis protein CheC, producing the protein MLQTKLDEIQIDQLMEIMNIGASHASTALSRLVNQPVGLSIPFVHMDTVNNVNKYYSQCDETISAALVKVSGDIKGAMYFLFSYKNKKKLTDLLLLGIKDKSIKDELNATVVEELGNILSGASLAAFSKFMNLNLPHSASEVLDGTLREVVERVSAGAVGVDGTVLMFQIDFTIGDDKVDTNFMFFIDDKATKTLLDALKLKY; encoded by the coding sequence ATGCTACAAACCAAATTGGATGAAATTCAAATTGATCAACTCATGGAGATTATGAATATTGGTGCCAGCCACGCCTCAACGGCGCTTTCGCGGTTGGTTAATCAGCCGGTGGGATTGTCAATACCCTTTGTTCATATGGATACAGTTAACAACGTTAATAAATATTATAGTCAATGTGATGAAACAATTAGTGCGGCTCTGGTAAAAGTCTCCGGTGATATTAAGGGGGCAATGTATTTTTTATTTTCGTATAAAAATAAGAAAAAATTAACCGATTTATTGTTGCTTGGCATAAAAGACAAAAGTATTAAAGATGAGCTAAATGCGACGGTTGTTGAAGAGCTTGGTAATATTTTGTCAGGGGCGTCATTGGCGGCTTTTTCCAAATTTATGAACTTAAACTTGCCCCATTCAGCCTCTGAAGTGTTGGACGGAACCCTAAGGGAGGTTGTGGAAAGAGTCAGTGCTGGAGCTGTAGGCGTGGATGGAACAGTTTTGATGTTTCAAATTGATTTTACGATTGGCGATGACAAGGTGGATACTAATTTTATGTTTTTTATTGACGATAAGGCTACAAAAACATTATTAGATGCTTTAAAATTAAAATATTAG
- a CDS encoding chemotaxis protein CheA, with the protein MTDISKFKDLYVSESEDQLQILNENLLVLEKAINNGESNDSVKDVLDVLMRASHTIKGSSATMSFIDMAYLAHVMEDVYDGARNNIVELTPEMIDYAFQAVDKLEESLDSIKQTDKELVLKGLADELKKATGVNTEGVGKSNRKKAEDAKAEDAKAENQIKAGLEVPRSVEIKIEEPKIEEPKIEEPKIEEPKIEEPKIEEPKIEDKDIDNQKTIKTKTGTGRDEIDDSVKKIEYIKVPIKRLDALMDLVEELVIDKMALQRMGLKNKELQEVTDHVGLLIQSLQYEVMQARLVPVEQVFARFPRMVRDLSKRQEKKVEFFVHGSDLELDRSIVDKLGEPLVHLLRNAIDHGIKTEGYVRLEAKRDRENALIIVENNDQSIDIEKVKQAAVKRGIASAKEVDLMTNQEVMNLLFHPKLSTNDVVTEISGRGVGLNVVKSFAESSGGRVIVENLNPGARFTLELPLTLAIINSLLVEVGELIYAIPFSNIDRSVLVNAENIKRMADNNVAIVDGIKVPLIDLREKFGNIIVVDNNHVIEKSEKADDEVLKNVDKVVVIVKKGDELIGLVIDKLVGEQEVTVKPLSPILRNVRGFSGSTILGDGRTILILDIVNLLLTNFKK; encoded by the coding sequence ATGACCGACATCTCAAAATTTAAAGATTTATACGTTTCCGAAAGTGAGGATCAGCTGCAAATTTTAAATGAAAATTTGCTTGTTTTGGAAAAGGCAATTAATAATGGCGAATCTAATGATTCTGTAAAAGATGTTTTAGATGTCTTGATGCGAGCCTCGCATACCATTAAAGGCTCTTCAGCAACGATGAGTTTTATTGATATGGCTTATTTGGCTCATGTCATGGAAGATGTTTATGATGGCGCGCGAAACAACATCGTGGAGCTGACTCCAGAAATGATTGATTATGCCTTTCAGGCAGTTGATAAGCTAGAGGAATCCTTGGATTCGATTAAGCAGACTGACAAGGAATTGGTCTTAAAGGGTTTGGCTGATGAGTTAAAAAAAGCAACTGGCGTTAATACTGAAGGGGTCGGCAAGTCAAATAGAAAAAAGGCGGAGGATGCAAAAGCGGAGGATGCAAAAGCGGAAAATCAAATAAAAGCAGGGTTGGAAGTGCCACGGTCAGTTGAGATCAAAATCGAAGAACCAAAAATCGAAGAACCAAAAATCGAAGAACCAAAAATCGAAGAACCAAAAATCGAAGAACCAAAAATCGAAGAACCAAAAATCGAAGATAAGGATATTGATAACCAAAAAACGATAAAAACAAAGACTGGGACTGGCAGGGACGAGATTGATGATTCGGTTAAAAAAATTGAATATATTAAAGTGCCGATAAAAAGATTAGATGCTTTGATGGATTTGGTGGAGGAGTTGGTAATAGACAAAATGGCCTTACAGCGCATGGGTTTAAAAAATAAAGAGTTGCAAGAAGTTACGGACCACGTCGGCTTATTAATTCAAAGTCTGCAGTATGAAGTGATGCAAGCACGATTGGTGCCGGTGGAGCAGGTTTTTGCTCGTTTCCCACGTATGGTTAGGGACTTATCAAAGAGGCAGGAGAAGAAAGTGGAATTTTTTGTTCATGGCTCTGATTTAGAATTAGATCGATCAATTGTTGACAAGTTGGGAGAGCCATTAGTACATCTACTTAGAAACGCTATTGACCACGGCATTAAAACAGAAGGTTACGTAAGATTGGAAGCAAAACGTGACCGTGAAAATGCTTTAATAATCGTGGAGAATAATGATCAGTCAATTGATATAGAAAAAGTTAAGCAGGCCGCTGTTAAAAGAGGCATTGCTAGCGCCAAGGAGGTTGATCTTATGACCAATCAGGAAGTTATGAATTTGTTATTCCATCCAAAACTTTCTACCAACGATGTGGTTACCGAAATTTCCGGTCGTGGTGTTGGCTTGAATGTAGTTAAATCATTCGCGGAATCATCTGGTGGTCGAGTTATTGTTGAAAATCTAAATCCAGGTGCGCGGTTCACTTTAGAACTGCCTTTGACTTTGGCAATCATTAATTCTTTATTGGTGGAGGTTGGTGAATTGATTTATGCTATCCCTTTTTCCAATATTGATAGATCTGTTTTAGTTAATGCTGAAAATATAAAAAGAATGGCTGACAATAATGTTGCCATTGTTGATGGCATAAAAGTGCCCTTGATTGATTTGCGGGAGAAATTTGGCAATATAATTGTTGTTGACAATAATCATGTCATTGAAAAGAGTGAGAAAGCTGACGATGAAGTGCTTAAAAATGTTGACAAGGTGGTAGTGATTGTTAAGAAAGGCGATGAATTAATTGGCTTAGTGATAGACAAGTTAGTGGGTGAGCAGGAAGTGACAGTGAAGCCATTGTCACCAATTTTGCGAAATGTCAGGGGTTTTTCTGGTTCAACAATCCTGGGTGATGGTCGGACAATTTTAATTTTAGATATTGTGAATTTATTATTAACAAATTTTAAGAAATAA
- the cheB gene encoding chemotaxis-specific protein-glutamate methyltransferase CheB, whose product MNKDEKIRLLIVDDSFLTRKILIELLKDDPEIDIVGEAIDGEDAFLKTKILRPDVITMDYNMPLVNGLEAIKKIKAAMDIFPAILMVSGNTMEGATETLECLKHGAIDFIPKPSGELSLDIKKIQRELINKIKIAAKVKKTDYKEIERKEKIKKDSKISVVVIGASTGGPPVIEEIISSLAKDIKAPILVVQHMPEHFTASLANRLDGLSELSVVEASEGEELLPGKCIIARGGKHMLLNKMVDGRVVIHLDDKPLRNGFRPSIDYTMESVAKLYGKKTMGIVLTGMGRDGSDGMVEIENESGYTITQLPEEAVVDSMPRSAWDTGVIDESLGVKDIIKKIKELCF is encoded by the coding sequence ATGAATAAAGATGAAAAAATAAGATTGCTAATAGTTGATGATAGTTTCTTGACAAGAAAAATATTAATCGAGCTATTAAAGGATGATCCGGAAATCGATATTGTTGGCGAGGCCATAGATGGAGAAGATGCTTTTTTGAAGACAAAAATTCTGCGCCCCGATGTCATTACCATGGATTATAATATGCCCCTAGTGAATGGTTTGGAGGCGATTAAAAAGATCAAGGCTGCTATGGATATTTTTCCTGCAATTCTAATGGTGTCAGGAAATACCATGGAAGGAGCGACAGAAACATTGGAGTGTTTAAAACATGGAGCCATCGATTTTATTCCCAAACCATCAGGCGAGCTATCCCTGGATATCAAAAAAATTCAAAGAGAGTTGATTAATAAGATTAAAATAGCGGCTAAGGTTAAAAAAACAGATTATAAAGAAATAGAAAGAAAGGAAAAAATTAAAAAAGATAGCAAGATTAGCGTCGTGGTTATTGGAGCCTCAACCGGCGGACCGCCAGTAATAGAAGAAATAATTTCTTCATTGGCGAAGGATATCAAGGCACCAATTCTAGTGGTGCAGCACATGCCTGAGCATTTTACGGCTAGTTTAGCCAATCGATTGGATGGCCTGTCTGAGTTAAGTGTTGTGGAAGCATCAGAGGGAGAAGAACTTTTGCCTGGTAAATGTATTATTGCCAGAGGTGGTAAGCACATGTTGTTGAATAAAATGGTTGATGGGCGCGTAGTTATTCATTTGGATGACAAACCGTTGCGAAATGGTTTTCGTCCTTCGATTGATTATACCATGGAATCGGTAGCGAAACTTTATGGAAAAAAAACCATGGGAATCGTTTTGACTGGTATGGGCCGAGACGGTAGTGATGGTATGGTTGAAATTGAAAATGAGAGTGGCTATACAATTACACAACTACCAGAAGAGGCAGTTGTTGATTCAATGCCTCGTTCTGCTTGGGATACGGGTGTGATTGATGAGAGCTTGGGGGTTAAAGATATAATTAAAAAAATAAAAGAATTATGTTTTTAA
- a CDS encoding response regulator yields the protein MNKAIKVLIVDNSILIKKVLKEILQEAGFTNIIEASNGREALEKYHAEKPDLILLDIIMPEIDGIAVVKEIGKEVNVIMVSAIGQENVIKKATDYGAKGYLVKPFDKDKMLETIEQVMA from the coding sequence ATGAATAAAGCAATAAAGGTGTTAATAGTTGATAATAGTATTTTGATAAAAAAAGTGCTAAAAGAAATTTTACAAGAGGCTGGATTTACGAATATTATTGAAGCTTCAAACGGTCGAGAGGCGCTTGAGAAATATCACGCCGAAAAGCCAGACTTGATCCTCTTGGATATAATCATGCCAGAAATTGACGGAATTGCCGTGGTTAAAGAGATTGGTAAAGAGGTGAATGTGATTATGGTAAGCGCTATTGGACAAGAAAACGTCATTAAAAAAGCGACTGATTATGGTGCCAAGGGCTACCTTGTCAAGCCATTTGATAAGGATAAAATGTTAGAAACGATTGAACAAGTCATGGCTTAA
- a CDS encoding response regulator: MKTDIKILMSDDSAFMRKVLKDILQGAGFTNFIEASNGREALEKYHAEKPDLVLLDVIMPEVDGVAVVKEIGKEANVIMVSAVGQESVIKEATEYGAKAFIVKPFDKSKVLETIEKVVG, encoded by the coding sequence ATGAAAACAGATATTAAAATTTTAATGTCAGATGACTCGGCTTTTATGAGAAAAGTATTGAAAGATATTTTGCAGGGAGCAGGGTTTACAAATTTTATCGAAGCTTCAAATGGTAGAGAAGCATTAGAAAAATATCATGCTGAAAAGCCAGATTTGGTTCTTTTGGATGTGATTATGCCAGAAGTCGACGGCGTGGCCGTGGTTAAGGAGATTGGCAAGGAAGCCAATGTTATCATGGTTAGTGCTGTTGGACAGGAGAGTGTCATAAAAGAGGCTACTGAATATGGCGCGAAGGCGTTTATTGTTAAGCCATTTGACAAGAGTAAAGTATTGGAAACAATTGAGAAAGTAGTTGGTTAA
- a CDS encoding chemotaxis protein CheW, with protein sequence MSTVEDTIKNVARQQDQDKNKIEKTMQLVVFELDKEEYAVEIADLQEIITIPDITPIPNAPHFISGILNLRGKISVVVDLEKRFNLVRDNSDRIDGNIIITEVDGNNFGVIVDRVSEIITVPVSSIQATPALVSSKIHAEYLKGVVVIIDQEKKKNDQEKKNGSRLVILLDLQKMLQEKELLQLGKTIKDITEK encoded by the coding sequence ATGAGCACTGTTGAAGATACAATTAAAAATGTTGCCAGGCAACAAGATCAAGATAAAAACAAAATTGAGAAAACAATGCAATTAGTTGTCTTTGAGCTTGATAAGGAGGAATATGCGGTAGAGATTGCTGATTTGCAAGAAATAATCACAATTCCAGACATTACGCCCATCCCTAATGCGCCTCATTTTATTAGCGGTATCTTGAATTTAAGAGGAAAAATAAGTGTGGTTGTTGATTTGGAAAAAAGATTTAATTTGGTTCGGGATAATAGTGATCGGATTGATGGTAATATAATAATTACCGAAGTGGATGGTAATAATTTTGGTGTAATTGTTGATAGAGTTAGCGAAATCATTACCGTGCCAGTGTCATCAATCCAAGCAACACCAGCCTTGGTTTCGTCAAAAATTCATGCCGAATATCTCAAAGGAGTAGTGGTGATCATTGATCAGGAGAAAAAAAAGAATGACCAGGAAAAGAAAAATGGTTCCCGCTTAGTAATTCTCTTAGATTTACAGAAAATGCTTCAGGAGAAGGAGTTGTTACAACTTGGTAAAACAATCAAGGATATAACAGAAAAATAA
- a CDS encoding methyl-accepting chemotaxis protein: MMDFKNLTIGKRIILGFASIFVVFLIFLGIIFFSMKIIQTDINQAIISNEIVVSLNKMDIAVEKMYSSHASFVEGMADYLFAIKNGETDYSGNMKMEDAIMKGEGLFNENKKIFLEQLGELTTTDASFFNKEDLASLKAMDASMTSQEEYKNGILAAYRAKDQAMIAGKMDLFDRHYAEMTAGIKVINANVEKIFQDDMDNSASRLNFLLLMIYALSVLGVVIGGLAIYIITKSVNYRLNSSISQMISSANALAATAQQNSAAAQQTSSISQQVAAGATEQSRQAGDVGKAISAMASSVQQMSASAQEAASTAEKSSDLAQEAGQASEKSRSSLDAIKSIVSNTATMTKGVSGKSKKIGDIVETITGIAKQTNLLALNANIEAARAGEAGRGFAVVADEVRKLAEGSSSAADQIKLLVADMISSIDETTRVAEEGTKTVEESSVVINGTISSLQNISASVMQVSAKIQELSAGIQQQAASTQQIAKSMDSITSIAEQNSAGAQQLSATTQQQSSANQQVAAAAQQLQALSTDLMSLIRAVSEVGDNIEQKVSVKKIVKKKAVKQEELEGEEDEDGDEE; the protein is encoded by the coding sequence ATGATGGATTTTAAAAATTTAACAATCGGCAAAAGAATTATTTTGGGCTTTGCTTCCATTTTTGTTGTTTTTCTGATTTTCTTGGGAATTATCTTTTTTAGCATGAAGATAATTCAAACAGATATTAATCAGGCAATTATCTCTAACGAGATTGTGGTTAGCTTGAACAAGATGGACATAGCTGTGGAAAAAATGTATTCGTCGCATGCTTCATTTGTGGAAGGAATGGCGGATTATCTATTCGCCATAAAAAATGGTGAGACCGACTATTCCGGAAATATGAAAATGGAAGATGCTATTATGAAGGGCGAAGGCTTGTTTAATGAAAATAAAAAAATTTTTCTGGAACAGTTGGGCGAACTAACAACCACGGATGCTAGTTTTTTTAACAAGGAGGATTTGGCAAGTTTAAAAGCAATGGATGCTAGCATGACTTCTCAGGAGGAATACAAGAATGGTATTTTAGCGGCTTATCGGGCTAAAGATCAGGCAATGATTGCAGGGAAAATGGATTTATTTGATAGACATTATGCGGAAATGACAGCTGGAATAAAAGTTATTAACGCTAACGTAGAAAAAATATTTCAAGACGACATGGATAATTCCGCAAGCAGGCTTAATTTCCTATTATTAATGATATACGCTTTGTCAGTCCTGGGTGTAGTTATCGGCGGATTGGCTATTTATATTATCACCAAGTCGGTCAATTATCGTTTGAATAGCTCAATTTCTCAAATGATTTCCTCGGCTAATGCTTTGGCAGCGACTGCACAACAGAACTCTGCAGCCGCACAACAGACATCGTCAATTTCACAGCAAGTGGCAGCTGGTGCCACTGAACAATCAAGACAGGCTGGAGATGTCGGTAAAGCGATTTCTGCTATGGCGAGCTCAGTGCAGCAAATGTCCGCTTCGGCCCAAGAGGCAGCTTCGACGGCAGAAAAGTCTTCCGATTTAGCGCAAGAGGCTGGACAAGCTAGTGAAAAATCAAGATCAAGTTTAGATGCTATTAAGAGTATTGTTTCAAATACAGCGACAATGACTAAGGGTGTATCTGGAAAATCAAAAAAGATTGGCGACATTGTGGAAACAATAACCGGTATTGCCAAGCAAACAAATCTTTTAGCCTTGAATGCCAATATTGAAGCAGCGCGTGCGGGCGAAGCGGGTCGTGGTTTTGCGGTGGTGGCTGATGAAGTGAGAAAATTAGCTGAGGGCTCAAGTAGCGCCGCTGATCAGATTAAGCTTTTGGTTGCTGACATGATTTCCAGTATTGACGAAACGACCAGGGTGGCCGAAGAGGGAACCAAGACAGTGGAGGAGAGCTCGGTGGTTATTAATGGCACTATTAGTTCATTGCAAAATATTTCCGCATCAGTAATGCAGGTTTCTGCCAAGATTCAAGAGTTGTCAGCTGGCATTCAACAACAAGCAGCCAGCACACAACAGATTGCTAAGAGTATGGATTCAATTACTTCAATTGCGGAACAAAATTCAGCCGGCGCACAACAACTATCAGCCACAACGCAACAGCAAAGTTCAGCGAATCAACAGGTGGCCGCCGCCGCACAGCAATTACAAGCGCTTTCAACTGATTTGATGAGCTTGATAAGAGCAGTCAGTGAGGTGGGTGACAATATTGAACAAAAGGTTAGTGTTAAAAAGATAGTCAAGAAAAAGGCGGTAAAGCAGGAAGAGTTAGAAGGTGAGGAAGATGAAGATGGGGATGAAGAATAA
- a CDS encoding response regulator — MSEKKTVLIAEDEMAILDALSNKFKKAGFNVLRAGDGEEAYEIAVDKKPDLIMLDILMPKFDGITVMKKIRAEQTWGNKVPIIILTNLNDHESMMEAAENNAFFLVKTEWKLDDVVELANKKIAGL, encoded by the coding sequence ATGTCAGAAAAAAAAACAGTATTAATTGCTGAAGATGAGATGGCAATACTTGATGCTTTATCAAACAAATTTAAAAAAGCCGGTTTTAATGTTTTGCGAGCTGGCGACGGAGAAGAGGCTTACGAAATTGCCGTGGATAAAAAACCGGACTTGATTATGTTGGATATTCTAATGCCAAAATTTGATGGCATAACGGTGATGAAGAAAATAAGAGCTGAACAGACTTGGGGCAACAAGGTGCCAATAATTATTTTGACTAATTTAAACGACCACGAGAGCATGATGGAAGCGGCGGAAAATAATGCTTTCTTTTTGGTGAAAACAGAGTGGAAATTAGACGATGTAGTTGAATTAGCTAATAAAAAAATAGCTGGATTATAA
- a CDS encoding HAMP domain-containing histidine kinase yields the protein MNILKKIVFVFLLFVLSLVSVFVFLSDYEQVGEALVLFLAFLAFGVVYFSVKNLLAKNRDIALAIGEMAAGNLNKQIKIEKRDELSQIADSLNNLMERLKSGVAMDTSVSRELEQAKADFVSLASHQLRTPLSIVKWYSDYILCGDAGEINAEQKKYLGEIFKTNQRMIDLVNALLDVSRIDLGTFSIEPEPTDIIKKANEAVKKYESIIKLKKVIFEKNFEKMPLLNLDPRLILIVLENILSNAVKYTPDGGRVRFTIKKTDVNILIKVSDTGVGVSRELRSKMFSKMFRAADAKKMVAGGNGLGLYVAKAVIEKSGGKIWFESPSMEFFIEEGGKKAWKNLMKSGLGTTFFITIPLKGMKKRAGTKQLENIE from the coding sequence GTGAATATATTAAAAAAGATAGTTTTTGTTTTTTTGTTATTTGTTTTAAGCTTGGTGTCGGTTTTTGTTTTCTTGAGTGATTACGAACAAGTTGGAGAGGCTCTTGTTTTGTTTTTAGCTTTTTTGGCCTTCGGCGTTGTTTATTTTTCGGTCAAGAATTTATTAGCAAAAAACAGAGATATTGCCTTGGCAATTGGCGAAATGGCGGCCGGTAATCTTAACAAGCAGATTAAAATCGAAAAAAGGGATGAACTTAGCCAGATTGCAGATTCTTTAAATAATTTAATGGAGCGCTTAAAGTCTGGAGTGGCAATGGATACTTCTGTAAGTCGAGAATTAGAGCAGGCTAAAGCTGATTTTGTGTCCTTGGCTTCGCATCAGCTGCGAACGCCATTATCAATTGTAAAGTGGTATTCAGATTATATTTTGTGTGGCGATGCTGGCGAAATAAATGCGGAACAAAAAAAATATCTAGGCGAAATTTTTAAAACTAATCAACGTATGATTGATTTGGTAAATGCCTTACTGGATGTTTCTCGGATTGACTTGGGAACTTTCTCGATTGAACCTGAACCGACAGATATTATTAAGAAAGCCAATGAAGCGGTGAAGAAATACGAAAGCATTATCAAACTTAAGAAAGTTATCTTTGAGAAAAATTTTGAAAAAATGCCCTTATTAAATCTTGATCCGCGCTTAATTTTGATTGTTTTGGAAAATATTTTATCTAATGCGGTGAAATATACTCCAGACGGAGGCAGAGTTCGTTTTACAATCAAGAAGACTGATGTCAACATCTTGATTAAAGTTTCTGATACTGGTGTTGGCGTATCTCGCGAACTTCGATCTAAAATGTTTTCTAAAATGTTTCGCGCGGCTGATGCCAAGAAAATGGTTGCTGGTGGTAATGGTCTTGGTCTTTATGTGGCCAAGGCAGTAATTGAAAAATCTGGCGGTAAGATTTGGTTTGAATCGCCGAGTATGGAGTTTTTTATTGAAGAAGGTGGTAAGAAGGCCTGGAAGAACCTGATGAAAAGCGGATTAGGAACAACTTTTTTTATTACTATTCCTTTAAAAGGAATGAAGAAACGGGCGGGAACGAAGCAACTAGAGAATATTGAATAA